In the genome of Triticum urartu cultivar G1812 chromosome 5, Tu2.1, whole genome shotgun sequence, one region contains:
- the LOC125556404 gene encoding uncharacterized protein LOC125556404, with amino-acid sequence MAEKTKEAKVPERESPLLTRNLLRIAIYNISYIRGLFPEKYFNDKSVPALEMKIKKLMLRDAESRRSSACKMIRTLVSLVRTLDQMPEERTILMKLLYYDDATPEDYEPPFFKGCVENEAVNIWNKNPLKMEVGNVNSKHLVLALKVKSVLDPCDANSDDDKMSMGHVSDQEDFTDTETTNLLRIAIYNISYIRGLFPEKYFNDKSVPALEMKIKKLMPMDAESRRLIDWMEKGVYDALQKKYLNTLLFCICEKEEGPMIEEYAFSFSYPNTNGEEVAMNMSHTGSKKNTATFKSNAAEVTPDQMRSSACKMTRTLASVMRALDQLPEEALCFVNEIGMGKPTNALPVDNSACITFSLPLKQKAGASDSAPSKPLSEARKGKESSNIGSATDVSLRKAAANSSAGDGDDPNKGNTPDISNNDAVPFRTRVIVRTIADLAGLDPAQVILILADAGSMEEMIQLSTVANERGFIFERTESLQHVSLRVSMDRYVQAQAGLQDAVENLDPDHNQLDEEEEQDDDEEEPALAQQVNEDEVQDDEEADDDDDKINSQVADPDYIPEESKGEDDDD; translated from the exons ATGGCCGAGAAGACGAAGGAAGCGAAGGTCCCGGAGCGGGAGTCGCCGCTGCTA ACAAGGAATTTGCTCCGGATTGCTATATACAACATCAGCTACATCAGAGGCCTATTCCCTGAGAAGTACTTCAATGATAAGTCTGTTCCGGCACTAG AGATGAAGATTAAGAAGCTGATGCTCAGGGATGCTGAATCCAGGAG GAGCTCTGCTTGTAAGATGATCAGAACGCTGGTTTCACTTGTGAGGACTTTGGACCAAATGCCAGAGGAG CGAACCATTCTAATGAAGCTGCTATACTATGATGATGCCACA CCTGAGGATTACGAGCCTCCCTTCTTTAAGGGTTGTGTTGAGAATGAGGCCGTAAATATATGGAACAAGAACCCCTTGAAGATGGAAGTGGGGAATGTCAATAGCAAGCATCTTGTGCTAGCTTTGAAG GTTAAGAGTGTCCTTGATCCATGTGATGCTAACAGTGATGATGACAAGATGAGCATGGGTCATGTGTCGGACCAAGAAGACTTTACGGACACCGAG ACAACGAATTTGCTCCGGATTGCTATATACAACATCAGCTACATCAGAGGCCTATTCCCTGAGAAGTACTTCAATGATAAGTCTGTTCCGGCACTAG AGATGAAGATTAAGAAGCTGATGCCCATGGATGCTGAATCCAGGAGGTTGATTGATTGGATGGAGAAAG GTGTCTATGATGCCTTACAAAAGAAATATCTCAATACCCTTCTCTTCTGTATATGTGAGAAGGAGGAAGGCCCAATGATTGAAGAGTATGCCT TCTCATTTAGCTACCCCAACACAAACGGGGAGGAAGTTGCAATGAACATGAGTCACACAGGGAGCAAAAAGAATACTGCCACATTCAAGTCAAATGCAGCAGAAGTCACTCCTGATCAGATGAG GAGCTCTGCTTGTAAGATGACCAGAACGCTGGCTTCAGTTATGAGGGCCTTGGACCAATTGCCCGAGGAG GCACTATGCTTTGTTAATGAAATTGGCATGGGGAAGCCAACCAATGCACTCCCAGTGGATAATAGTGCCTGCATTACATTCTCCTTACCACTGAAACAAAAAGCA GGGGCATCAGATTCCGCGCCTTCTAAGCCACTAAGCGAAGCAAGAAAAGGGAAAGAATCTTCTAACATTGGCTCTGCAACAGATGTTTCGCTAAGAAAGGCTGCTGCAAATAGCTCCGCTGGAGATGGAGATGATCCTAAcaaaggaaacacacctgatatTTCCAATAACGATGCTGTTCCGTTCCGCACGCGGGTCATTGTAAGGACCATTGCTGACTTGGCCGGGTTAGATCCTGCTCAAGTAATACTTATCCTAGCTGACGCCGGTTCAATGGAAGAAATGATACAGTTATCAACAGTAGCAAATGAAAGAGGATTTATATTTGAAAGAACAGAGTCCTTGCAGCATGTGTCCTTGAGAGTATCAATGGATAGGTATGTACAGGCGCAAGCTGGTCTACAAGATGCAGTTGAGAACTTGGATCCAGATCATAACCAGCTTGATGAAGAggaagaacaagatgatgatgaagaagaaccTGCTCTTGCTCAGCAAGTAAATGAAGATGAAGTGCAAGATGATGAAGAAgcagatgatgatgatgataaaaTAAACTCTCAGGTTGCCGATCCAGATTACATACCCGAAGAGTCAAAgggtgaagatgatgatgattgA